In the genome of Impatiens glandulifera chromosome 6, dImpGla2.1, whole genome shotgun sequence, the window ATCTCCTTCAAAGAAGCATCAGTAGAGATCTTGACACAGGTTGCATAATCCGGTTTGGCAGTTCCTTCCATCAGCCCCGGAATGTTATTAAACTGCCTCCGAACCTCCTCCACCATCTTCAACGCCGCCTTCCCCACGCTCTTCATCGTCATTGCAGAAAACCAATATGGAAGCATAGCCCCCACCAACAACCCAATGAAAACTTTTGGACTCAGCACATCCACACTCTTAATCCCGGCTCTGCTCACGAATGCACCAAACAGAGCCAAAGAGACCAGAGCAGCCGATCCAATAGCAAACCCCTaatcatttaaacaaaacaattgaTAAATCATCTTTACATCTAATTTAGtaataatttcttaaaactTCATACTTTTCCAATGGCAGCGGTTGTGTTACCAGCAGCATCCAAAGCATCAGTCGTTTTACGAATCTTATGACTCATCCCAGCCATTTCTGCAATACCACCTGCATTGTCACTTATTGGACCATAAGCGTCAATAGCTAATCCGGTCGCAATGGTGCTTAACATTCCCAGGGCAGCCATCGCGATTCCATACATAGCAGCCAAGCTGAAACTCACGTAGATTGCTATTGATATCGCAAATATAGGAATGATCACAGATTTATATCCCAAAGCCAACCCAAATATCACGTTCGTCGCCGCCCCTGTCCTGCACGAGTCGGCCACGTCTTGCACAGGACTGTACGCATTGCTGGTGTAATACTCGGTCGTGTACCCAATAACAAGACCAGCCCACAACCCGACAGAAGAACACAAAAACAAGTACCAATTCTTGACCACTTTCTGCGTTCCAAAATCAAACAGAGTGAACTCATCAGAAGGTAAAGACAAAAAGCTGACCAAGGCAATACCACCTGTCATTAAGACAGTCGAGATAAGAAGCTGTCTTTTTAAGGTTGGTTCAATCTGGGTCACATTCCTTATCTCAGATACATCAGTTGCATAAAGCGTCGTCATCAAGCACACAACAATACCCATTGCACTTATGATCAACGGATACGACATGGCTGAATAATCATGGCTTGTCCCGAATGAAGAAATGGATGCCACAAATAAAGCAGCGCATGAAGACTCTGCATACGACCCAAACAGATCTGAACCCATTCCTGCAATGTCTCCAACGTTATCTCCAACATTATCAGCTATCACAGCTGGGTTACGAGGATCATCTTCTGGAATATTCCTTTCAACTTTACCAACCAAATCAGCACCGACATCAGCCGCCTTAGTGTAAATCCCACCACCGACTCTTCCAAACAGAGCCATAGACGAACCACCAAGACCATAGCCAGTAATAGATTCATAAAGACCTTCCCAGTCATCCCCATAATACAGTTTAAAGAGATTAATGGAAACATAAAGAACGAGAAGACCATTGGCAGCCAGAAGAAAACCCATAACGGCGCCTGACCGGAAAGCGATTATGAAGGCCTTACCGACACCTTTCCTTGCTTCAAGAGTGGTTCGAGCGTTGGCATAGGTGGCTATTTTCATTCCTAGGAAACCGGAAAGAACAGAAGTAAACGCGCCGAGTAAGAATGCGAGTGTGGTGAAGAATGCATTCGCTAGTGAAGACTTGCAGATGTTTCCTTTGCTGTAAGTGCATGGCTGGTTTTGGGTGCTGAATCCATTTACTGATCCGAGGAAGAGGAAGATCAGAGCTCCGAAAGCTATTGTAAATATGCCCAAGTATTTGTATTGGGTGAACAGAAATGAGGTCGCTCCTgatccaaaaaaatcaaaatcttggTTTAGTTATTACATCATGTGATGAGAAAAGAACAGAacagaagagaaagagaattaaTAAAGAGTTGTTAGTTACCAACAGAAATGGCGTTCTGAATTTCAGCACACTTAGCCACAGCTTCGTCCGGATCAACACCCTCCTCCTcttgttgatcatcatcttcttgttcttcaaTTAGTCTGTCATTGTAGCCGTTAATATCGACTCCAGAACCAACAGAAACCTTAACTTTGGACACAATAACCCATTGAACAAGAGCGAATACAATCCCAACCAACGCAGACAATGGGATTACAATCTGGGTCACGGTTTCACTCATCAAACCCATTTGATCAGCAACAGTCTGGACTCTGGACTCCAGTTGTTGTTCTTGGTTGGGACAGAATCTGAGGACTGagatcaatcaatcaataattGGTCTTATCCAAATCGTTTGCGTGCATGGAATGGTTTTACTAAAAGGGGACAGACTGGTTGGTTTGATTTATAGATGGATGGTCTTACTCTTATCAAGAGAAGACGAAGGATcatcattttccttaattatgGGCTGTAATTATTATTAGACTTAATCaagtaactaattaaaaattatgaaagtcAACTTCTACATATAgtctctctttttttcttttttttttagatttaggtttgaatttCACTTACTTTGCATTTAAGATTTCTTAAGCAGCAAGTTatggattaaaatataaaacttgaTCTTTCCTAGAAATTGtaagatagaaaataaaatttagatctTATTATTGACTTTTGTTAACAAAAATGATAGGAGTTTagaattttcattaaaatgttttttcagTAAAAATTTACTAGTAGTATAGATTCTTGCTTAATGGTATATTGTTGTGCTTACACTGCACCtcattttttttccattattgagatttttattgtattttaggATTTCTTAtttagtaataaaatatattttatgatatttaaaaaaagaaaagaaaaaaaaagctttatttttaagtgtttcctcctcctcctccctttaaattggtaataaaatatattttatgatattttaattttcgatgaataaataaatgactGGACTATATATAGTTCGCTGcatgatgaaaataaaaataaaaatgtgccATTGATAATAAGAAccggaagagagagagagagagaatttgcGCGAGCGAGCAGTTAGGTTTAGGTGTATGTATAATCAAGAAAGGGCGATGGCTAAATGTGATACCTTTGtatctatatattaaaaagttaaaagcTTTGGTTTGGGTTTTGGATAAATAAACATCAGATCTCTcgtctttctttctttctttctttttcaattcGAAACCCTAGTTTTCCAAATAATTCAATGGAACCCTCTTCTGTCATTACTCCTGAAGATGTCATGGAGTGTCTCATGAACGACGGCACCATTGATGCCATGAGGCTTAAGATCATCAACCAGCTCAAGGCTAATGTCAGTCTCTCTCCCTCCCTCCATCACTTCCTTACgaattatatatgtttgtttGTCGTATCGTCACTGATTTACTCTACTTCAAGAACAAGGAAGACTTCACGCAGTCctggaaaaaatatatatatgttactaATTTGAAATCCAGGTCTCAAGATTTGTGTTATATATAAAGGGTTTGGTAAATATTCTAGAAACAAAATTAGGTGCTTATGCTTGTAGAGAAAATTGTCTGTCTAGATCAATTTGTCTTTCAATTTGAATTGTCATGAATGTGTTTCTTGATTTTATAGGAAGAATTAAAGAATACAACCATTAAAATGGCTGAACAGAGCAAAGTCCTTAACACTCCTGGGGCTGAGAAGCAGACTAAGAGAGAGCTGTTTGACGCACTTCGACAAGAACTCGAGTAAGAAACACAAAAAAATCACTTCTTATTATTGCTATAGAATGcgaatgttttgatttttttctgtTCCAActgttaaaaaaagaaagatcaTTCAACTGTTGTCTCATTTGATAAGCTATCGATTCCTGAATGTTTTGTCTTGAATGTAGTAGATTggttggattggattggataaTAGTTTTGGTCATTGGTTAACCgttttatattggatttgtgtTGTTTTGGATGTAAAAAAATTTGATAGGAGTTCTGTGCTAGAGAAAGCCTCTAAAGCAGTATGGGAATTGATCTTAGACAGCAATGGGCTTGGTAGAGAAATAAATGATACAGTTGAAAAAGTATTCTGCAAATTGAGTGGCCGAGACCCTCCATTGTTTCCGTCGGACTCAGACACGGACACGCTGGCAACCCTAGCCAAAAAGGGGAAAGAGATAATAAAGAATAGTGAAGAAGAGACTAATGACAAAGACGtaacagcagcagcagcagcaaagAAGAGGAAACACGACGAGGTGATGATGAACACTGGAGGAGCAAAAGaatattgaatttttgtttttcttccttTTCAGGAGCAAAAGATTTACAGTGTTTCCCGTACAGGTTTTTTTTGACTGTTTAGTTTCAAATAACACTAAAGTTTTAAAGTATCAGTCATCTCTTAGGGCTCTGGTTTTCCCCAGGAGGAGTTGATTGGGTTTATCACCTATGCTAATAACCATATTGGTAATTAATGTTGATTATCTTTCATCTCTTCTTTTGCATGTTAATTGTTGTAAATTTATAATCAGGAAAGCAATAGCCCATGTAATgtcttttttttagtttttgaagCTAAATTCATGTCAATCTCTCAAGTGGATACAGTTTTGTTGTTgaatatgaaagaaaaaaattgctGCCATATGTTGTTACTCTGTTTGCCAAACAATGGTGGTATCTGCCTCTATACTATTGACCTTCATTTGAATTATGGACCttcatttgaaaattaaaaattgaacctAACTACTTACTTGTACCTGTTTGTAGTTATCATGTATTGGTCTCTtgtcaaatatttgttttattaaagtaatcaaaacatttgttaCTGCAAATATGACCAGCTCACATCaagaaaaaatcataataaaccctaaacctgtcaaaattcattaaaagaaaatacaacAAGGTCATTATTTTATGTACTTTTTGGTACAAACATATTACTACTGTAAAAAAAATAGTCTCAAGAATCAAATATATGATCAACTTCTTTTAACCTAATAAACCTCATTCTACCCAAAACAATtcataatagtaataatttaggataaatgatattattctaatattttaacttcaatAAGAATCAGACTGATCAGACAAAAATCAAATCCAGTCAAAATTTTACAAAGCAATAATATCAAGATCCTAATTGTCTTGCAAGGAAGTTTTATTTTCGCCAAAAGCCAAATCGAATATTTGATTGTAGTCCTCCACAAAGTGGACCTCAAGTCCTTCCTTAATGTTAGGTGCAAGCTCATCAAAATCTCGTCTGTTGGCTGAAGGAAATATGACTATCTTCACACCGCTTCGTCTAGCTGCTATAGTCTTCTCCTTCACCTATTAATAATTATCCACCAAAATAATACACACCATAAGTTGGACTCTTATTACCTTTTACATACTAAGCAATGTACCAGTGGAGCAGATGGATAAAAATACAACCTATTTGATATCCAAATAACCCCCTTtcccatcatcaatcactttataatcaaatcatagactaaaaatactaaatttcaGAAAGCTCTTATTAGATTGGCATTGATCTCATGCAAATTAATCAATGAAGTGATAACTGCAAATTCGGGgtaaagaaaaaaagttaatggTTTGGAACTTACCCCGCCAATTGGGAGAATTTTTCCAGACAGTATGACCTCTCCAGTCATTGCAATGTCCTTTTTGACAGGCTTGTTTATTGCAAGAGACATTAATGAAGTGATCATGGTACATCCAGCACTAGGTCCATCCTTTGGTGTAGCTCCAGCAGGAACATGAAGATGAAGCTTAGAATTGGCAAAGAAAGAGTTATCTGGTTCCTTCTGTAGCAATATAGATCTGGCGACTGTGTGGGCAATCTGTGCACTCTCTTTCATCACATCCCCAAGTTGCCCAGTCAGATGCAAGCCAGCCCCTTTCCCCTCCCCTTGCTCAACAATGCTAGTCTCGATATATAGGGTCGAACCCCCCATAGAAGTCCAAGCAAGACCCATTACCACCCCAATAGGTGTCTGATCAAATATGCGCTCTGCATGAAACACCGGTTTGCCAACAAAATCTGTCAACTCCGATTTATCTATCAACACTTTATCTACTGATGCTGCTTCCTGAGAACTCATTTCTGTAGAAGCTTCCGGAACCACTTCAACTTTCCCATCTTCTAATGATTCGCCCACTAACTGGACGTCTCCTACGACTACATCCACCAATTCAGGGACTGGTTCTTCTTTAACTTCCGATTCTTTATCTGCCCCTCGTCGCACAAGTAGCAGAGCTACCTTACGATATATTTTCTCTATCTGTTTCTGAAGATTTCTAACACCTGCTTCTCTACAGTAGTTTTCAATCAAAGCAAGAAGAGCAGCGTCTGTCACTTCCACCTAGCAAAAGAATAACATAGAAGAATGTGATTAACACCCAAGCTCTTCTACAAcgaaatatcttatatataagcagaagaaattaaaatgatctGAACATTTTGGAAGAAAATTCTATACATATTTTCAATCATTCATACACATACAATCAGATTACCTGTTCAGGCCGAATCCCACAGGCTTCTCGTGTAGCTTTCTCCAAATAGTCTCTGGCAATGTGCATTTTCTCATCAGTTATATAACCAGCTATGGAAATTATCTCCATTCTATCCAACAGAGGATTGGGTATCGTTTCGATCACATTTGCTGTACAGACAAATAGGACCTGCCATGAGAAGATGACTGGTTATTATCTCGCTACAGAAGCAGCAATTGTTCAGCAAATTGCAGTAGGGACATCTCGAAATCTTCATCTAGATATTGAAGTGCGACTTTCCCATTTGCTATGGTTTTAATGATATTCCCatttttctaaaagaaaaaagaacacaaCGGATTTTTAATCATGAGATGAAGCTTCTGCAGTTAGATATCTAACCTTGGATAAGTCAATTGGAACATCAAGATAATGATCcagaaaatttgaattttgttctGGATCCAGAAGCTCCAACATGGCACTAGCTGGATCGCCTGCATGTCCGCGTCCTAGCTGTAGAAACAGAGTACTTACATTTTGAGTAATCACATT includes:
- the LOC124942733 gene encoding pyrophosphate-energized vacuolar membrane proton pump-like, producing the protein MGLMSETVTQIVIPLSALVGIVFALVQWVIVSKVKVSVGSGVDINGYNDRLIEEQEDDDQQEEEGVDPDEAVAKCAEIQNAISVGATSFLFTQYKYLGIFTIAFGALIFLFLGSVNGFSTQNQPCTYSKGNICKSSLANAFFTTLAFLLGAFTSVLSGFLGMKIATYANARTTLEARKGVGKAFIIAFRSGAVMGFLLAANGLLVLYVSINLFKLYYGDDWEGLYESITGYGLGGSSMALFGRVGGGIYTKAADVGADLVGKVERNIPEDDPRNPAVIADNVGDNVGDIAGMGSDLFGSYAESSCAALFVASISSFGTSHDYSAMSYPLIISAMGIVVCLMTTLYATDVSEIRNVTQIEPTLKRQLLISTVLMTGGIALVSFLSLPSDEFTLFDFGTQKVVKNWYLFLCSSVGLWAGLVIGYTTEYYTSNAYSPVQDVADSCRTGAATNVIFGLALGYKSVIIPIFAISIAIYVSFSLAAMYGIAMAALGMLSTIATGLAIDAYGPISDNAGGIAEMAGMSHKIRKTTDALDAAGNTTAAIGKGFAIGSAALVSLALFGAFVSRAGIKSVDVLSPKVFIGLLVGAMLPYWFSAMTMKSVGKAALKMVEEVRRQFNNIPGLMEGTAKPDYATCVKISTDASLKEMIPPGALVMLTPLIAGTFFGVETLAGLLAGSLVSGVQVAISASNTGGAWDNAKKYIEAGATEHARMLGPKGSDAHKAAVIGDTVGDPLKDTSGPSLNILIKLMAVESLVFAPFFAAHGGLLFKIF
- the LOC124942746 gene encoding uncharacterized protein LOC124942746 — encoded protein: MEPSSVITPEDVMECLMNDGTIDAMRLKIINQLKANEELKNTTIKMAEQSKVLNTPGAEKQTKRELFDALRQELESSVLEKASKAVWELILDSNGLGREINDTVEKVFCKLSGRDPPLFPSDSDTDTLATLAKKGKEIIKNSEEETNDKDVTAAAAAKKRKHDEVMMNTGGAKEY